Proteins encoded together in one Perognathus longimembris pacificus isolate PPM17 chromosome 8, ASM2315922v1, whole genome shotgun sequence window:
- the LOC125356321 gene encoding ferritin heavy chain-like, with the protein MTTASPWQVRQNYHQDSEAAINLQINLELYASYVYLSMSYYFDRDDVALKNFAKYFLHQSHEEREHSEKLMKLQNQRGGHIFPQDIKKPDRDDWENGLNAMECALHLEKSVNQSLLELHKLATDKNDPHLCDFIETHDLNEQVKSIKELGDHVTNLRKMGAPESGMAEYLFDKHTLGDSNNDS; encoded by the coding sequence ATGACGACCGCATCCCCCTGGCAGGTGCGCCAGAACTACCACCAGGACTCGGAGGCCGCCATCAACCTCCAGATCAACCTGGAGCTCTACGCCTCCTACGTCTACCTGTCCATGTCTTACTACTTTGACCGAGATGATGTGGCTTTGAAGAACTTTGCCAAATATTTTCTTCACCAATCTCATGAGGAAAGGGAACATTCAGAGAAACTAATGAAGCTGCAGAACCAGCGAGGTGGCCACATCTTCCCGCAGGATATCAAGAAACCAGACCGTGATGACTGGGAAAACGGGCTGAATGCAATGGAGTGTGCATTGCACTTGGAAAAAAGTGTGAATCAGTCACTTCTGGAACTACACAAACTGGCCACTGACAAAAATGACCCCCATTTGTGTGACTTCATTGAGACTCATGACCTGAACGAGCAGGTGAAATCCATCAAGGAATTGGGCGACCACGTCACCAACTTGCGCAAGATGGGAGCCCCTGAATCTGGCATGGCAGAGTATCTCTTTGACAAGCACACTCTGGGAGACAGTAACAATGACAGCTAA